The following are from one region of the Nostoc cf. commune SO-36 genome:
- a CDS encoding acyl-CoA dehydrogenase family protein encodes MSQLEQTVPDTFVAKGLETLPNIHDRVEALAKDCATRAGAHDKDGSFPFENFIALHDAELLNLTIPREFGARVWGCQQSVR; translated from the coding sequence ATGTCACAGTTAGAGCAAACAGTGCCAGACACCTTTGTAGCTAAAGGCTTAGAAACTCTACCCAATATTCACGACCGGGTTGAGGCTTTAGCCAAGGACTGTGCCACCCGTGCAGGGGCGCACGACAAAGATGGTTCCTTTCCCTTCGAGAATTTTATAGCTTTGCATGACGCAGAATTGCTCAACCTCACCATCCCGCGTGAATTCGGTGCCAGGGTTTGGGGCTGTCAACAATCTGTCAGGTGA
- a CDS encoding acyl-CoA dehydrogenase family protein: MHYLQHAHAARSRRWHPEIYKRLCRESIEGISLLNAARVEPELGTPARGGLPATIAERTTEGWRLTGHKQYTTGSPILSYFVVWARTTEDEPQVEVFWFRATLPGLRIVETWDHLGMRATGSHDLILENVFIPSEYALNIGPISAAPSFDPLISTWGSLTVSALYLGVATSARDWLTKYLWERSPSNLKEPLATLPRFQTAVGEIEALLFANNRLIYSLGSRY, translated from the coding sequence ATGCACTATCTTCAACATGCTCATGCGGCTCGTAGCCGTCGCTGGCATCCAGAAATATATAAGCGGCTGTGTCGTGAATCAATCGAAGGCATATCTCTGCTAAATGCTGCCCGTGTTGAACCAGAGTTAGGAACGCCAGCTAGAGGCGGATTACCTGCTACAATTGCCGAACGAACAACAGAAGGCTGGCGTTTAACAGGACATAAGCAGTACACCACGGGCAGTCCCATCCTCAGCTACTTTGTTGTATGGGCACGGACAACAGAGGATGAACCACAAGTGGAAGTTTTTTGGTTCCGCGCGACTCTGCCAGGTTTGCGAATTGTCGAAACTTGGGATCACTTGGGAATGAGAGCTACGGGCAGCCATGATTTAATTTTAGAGAATGTATTCATTCCCTCAGAGTATGCTCTAAATATCGGCCCTATATCTGCTGCGCCATCCTTTGATCCGTTGATTTCCACTTGGGGCAGTTTGACAGTGAGTGCTTTATATCTTGGTGTTGCTACTAGTGCGCGAGACTGGCTTACTAAATATCTTTGGGAGCGATCGCCTTCTAATCTCAAAGAACCACTGGCAACTCTGCCACGCTTCCAAACTGCTGTGGGTGAGATAGAAGCACTGCTGTTTGCTAACAATAGATTGATTTATAGCTTGGGCTCAAGATATTGA
- a CDS encoding acyl-CoA dehydrogenase family protein: protein MDKGEYEFNVGLQAQAVKYLTTTNSIRAVEIALELIGNPGLSKKNPLERHYRDVLCSRIHTPQNDVICQSLGKSVLNVK, encoded by the coding sequence ATTGACAAGGGCGAGTATGAGTTTAACGTAGGATTACAGGCACAAGCTGTTAAATATCTCACTACAACTAACTCGATACGTGCAGTGGAGATTGCCTTAGAACTAATAGGTAATCCTGGTTTATCAAAAAAGAATCCTTTAGAGCGACACTACCGTGATGTTCTGTGTAGCCGTATCCATACACCGCAAAATGATGTTATTTGCCAGTCATTGGGGAAGTCGGTGCTGAATGTCAAGTAA
- a CDS encoding RNA polymerase sigma factor, RpoD/SigA family: MPTVNTQTENLNTKFTADMVRTYLREIGRVPLLTREQEIVFGKQVQQMMTLLDAKDALAKKLQREPSSQEWADHVQQPETEVKQTVAQGKRAKQKMIEANLRLVVAIAKKYQKRNMEFLDLIQEGTLGLERGVEKFDPMRGYKFSTYAYWWIRQAITRAIAQQGRTIRLPIHITEKLNKIKKVQRELAQTLGRSPTPAEIAKELEIEPAQIREYLNMARQPVSLDVKVGENQDTELQEMLEDDGPSPEYYTNQEFLRQDLNNLLAELTPQQREVVALRFGLEDGNEMSLAKVGERLNLSRERVRQLEHQALAHLRRRRANVKEYIAS; the protein is encoded by the coding sequence ATGCCTACTGTCAATACCCAAACTGAAAACCTCAACACCAAATTCACGGCTGATATGGTGCGAACCTATCTGCGAGAAATTGGTCGTGTACCACTGCTAACCCGTGAACAAGAAATTGTCTTCGGGAAGCAGGTGCAACAAATGATGACGCTTCTCGATGCTAAGGATGCTTTAGCGAAGAAGCTACAACGCGAACCGAGTTCACAAGAGTGGGCTGACCACGTTCAGCAACCGGAAACCGAGGTGAAACAAACGGTGGCGCAAGGTAAGCGGGCAAAGCAAAAAATGATCGAAGCGAATTTGCGCTTAGTGGTTGCTATTGCTAAAAAGTATCAAAAGCGGAATATGGAGTTTCTGGATTTAATTCAGGAAGGAACACTAGGATTAGAGCGCGGTGTGGAGAAATTTGACCCAATGAGGGGTTATAAGTTCTCAACCTATGCTTACTGGTGGATTCGCCAAGCAATTACCCGCGCGATCGCTCAACAAGGTCGTACCATCCGCTTACCGATTCACATTACCGAGAAGCTGAACAAAATCAAAAAAGTGCAACGCGAGTTGGCTCAAACCTTGGGGCGATCGCCGACTCCAGCCGAAATTGCTAAAGAACTGGAAATAGAACCGGCTCAGATCCGCGAGTATCTGAATATGGCGCGTCAGCCAGTGTCTTTGGATGTTAAAGTTGGTGAGAACCAGGATACTGAGTTGCAAGAAATGCTCGAAGATGATGGCCCATCACCAGAGTATTACACTAACCAGGAATTCTTACGCCAAGACTTGAACAACCTGTTAGCAGAACTAACCCCGCAACAGCGAGAAGTTGTCGCCCTACGCTTTGGTTTAGAAGATGGTAATGAAATGTCATTGGCGAAAGTTGGTGAGAGATTGAATCTCAGCCGTGAACGCGTCCGTCAGTTAGAGCATCAAGCTTTGGCTCATCTGCGTCGCCGTCGTGCCAATGTCAAAGAGTACATTGCTAGCTAA
- a CDS encoding helicase HerA domain-containing protein, giving the protein MNSAQPLGSVIQGSLTEGLEVRLHPDISVEDMRVGKFLVVQGMRSRFFCMLTDVALGAANARIIANPPSWEDTFLRDVLAGSGTYGTINLAPMLMFTPETEESFSPTNGKSVNPFLPSVTGLASFVPQTSTTMELLPVKTIPSHFSQVYDASVDDFRRVFGWEDDPQRRNFSIGKPLDMDVPVCIDLNRFVERSNGVFGKSGTGKSFLTRLLLAGVIRKNAAVNLIFDMHSEYGWEAVAEGKNVNTVKGLKQLFPSKVEVYTLDPESTKRRGVRDAQELYLSYEQIEVEDIKLCSRDLGLSDAALDNANILFSEFGKSWIVQLLNMTNEEIEMFCDEKRGHKGSIMALQRKLLRMDSLKYMRAVCPHNYISKIVQCLESGKNVVIEFGSQSNMLSYMLVTNMITRRIHEHYVKKADKFLQSKNPNDRPTPLMITIEEAHRFLDPAIVQSTIFGTIARELRKYFVTLLVVDQRPSGIDNEIMSQIGTRITALLNDEKDIEAIFTGVSGGSGLRSVLAKLDSKQQALILGHAVPMPVVVRTRPYDATFYEEIGEPAWEEKPDAEVFAAAELAKADLGF; this is encoded by the coding sequence ATGAATTCGGCACAGCCATTAGGTTCGGTCATTCAAGGTTCTCTAACTGAAGGTTTAGAAGTACGATTGCATCCTGACATTTCTGTAGAAGATATGCGGGTGGGCAAGTTTCTTGTTGTCCAAGGGATGCGATCGCGTTTTTTTTGTATGCTGACAGATGTAGCATTGGGAGCTGCTAATGCCCGAATTATTGCTAATCCCCCCAGTTGGGAAGACACTTTTCTACGAGATGTTTTAGCCGGAAGTGGTACTTATGGTACTATCAACCTCGCGCCGATGTTGATGTTCACTCCCGAAACTGAAGAATCTTTCTCCCCAACAAATGGCAAATCGGTAAATCCCTTCCTCCCATCGGTGACAGGTTTGGCTTCATTTGTGCCGCAAACCAGCACGACGATGGAATTGTTGCCTGTCAAAACTATTCCTAGCCACTTTAGCCAAGTTTACGATGCAAGTGTTGACGATTTTCGCCGCGTATTTGGTTGGGAAGATGACCCCCAAAGGCGCAATTTTTCCATCGGCAAACCTTTGGATATGGATGTGCCCGTTTGTATCGATTTAAATCGCTTCGTAGAACGGAGTAATGGAGTCTTTGGGAAATCGGGTACTGGTAAATCCTTTTTAACACGGTTACTTTTAGCTGGCGTTATCCGTAAAAATGCCGCAGTAAACTTGATTTTTGATATGCACTCGGAGTATGGCTGGGAAGCCGTTGCAGAAGGGAAGAACGTAAATACAGTTAAGGGATTAAAGCAACTTTTTCCCAGTAAAGTCGAAGTTTACACCCTCGACCCGGAATCGACAAAGCGCCGGGGTGTGCGTGATGCCCAAGAACTTTATTTGAGCTATGAGCAAATAGAAGTTGAAGATATTAAGTTATGTAGCCGAGATTTAGGACTCTCTGACGCAGCCTTAGATAACGCTAATATCCTCTTTAGCGAGTTTGGCAAGTCTTGGATTGTCCAGTTGTTGAATATGACTAACGAAGAAATCGAGATGTTCTGCGATGAGAAGCGCGGACACAAAGGCTCGATTATGGCATTGCAGCGCAAACTCTTGCGGATGGATAGTTTGAAGTATATGCGAGCGGTTTGCCCCCATAATTACATTAGTAAAATTGTGCAATGCCTGGAATCTGGGAAGAATGTTGTGATAGAATTTGGTTCCCAGTCTAATATGCTCTCTTATATGTTGGTGACGAATATGATCACCCGCCGTATTCACGAGCATTATGTCAAAAAAGCAGATAAATTCCTGCAAAGCAAAAACCCGAACGATCGCCCCACGCCATTGATGATTACCATTGAAGAGGCGCATCGTTTCCTTGACCCGGCTATCGTCCAAAGTACTATCTTTGGGACTATCGCCCGCGAACTGCGGAAATATTTTGTCACACTTTTGGTAGTTGATCAACGCCCGTCAGGGATAGATAATGAAATTATGTCCCAGATTGGGACTCGCATTACCGCTTTGCTCAATGATGAAAAAGACATTGAGGCAATTTTTACGGGTGTATCTGGTGGTAGCGGACTGCGATCGGTTTTGGCAAAGCTAGACTCGAAGCAACAAGCTTTAATATTGGGTCACGCTGTTCCCATGCCAGTAGTAGTACGTACCCGACCTTACGACGCAACTTTTTACGAAGAAATTGGTGAGCCAGCCTGGGAAGAAAAACCTGATGCAGAAGTATTTGCTGCTGCTGAACTAGCCAAAGCCGACCTGGGATTTTAG
- a CDS encoding glutathione S-transferase family protein: MLELYQWELSQYSEKVRLILDFKGLDYRKIEVTPGIGQVELFRLTGQRQVPVLKDRNKYIVDSTEIAKYLDLEYPDRPIIPQDPKQRGLTLLIEEWADESIGIKGRKALFAAISQDQNFRKSLLPTSTPDIFKSLVGGVPSDFLALFGFGVGYSPDVIQSAIASLKQDLEALTLLLADSPYLTGDEPTLADLSVAGLSILLKFPSGPYLDLPASIRGKGLPIFAENIDYEPFFTWRDRLYAQFRKPLITTTSSTGSAPTSIQID; the protein is encoded by the coding sequence ATGCTGGAATTATACCAATGGGAACTCTCTCAATACTCAGAGAAAGTGCGCCTAATTCTAGATTTTAAAGGACTAGATTACCGCAAAATAGAAGTCACGCCTGGGATTGGACAAGTAGAACTGTTCCGGCTGACTGGTCAAAGACAAGTCCCAGTATTAAAGGATCGGAATAAATATATTGTGGATTCTACGGAGATAGCTAAGTATTTAGACTTAGAATATCCCGATCGCCCAATAATACCGCAAGATCCCAAACAACGGGGTTTAACTTTATTAATAGAAGAATGGGCGGATGAGTCTATAGGCATTAAAGGTCGCAAAGCACTATTTGCTGCCATAAGTCAAGATCAAAATTTTCGTAAGTCTTTATTACCCACCTCAACACCTGATATATTTAAAAGTCTGGTGGGAGGAGTACCTAGTGATTTCCTGGCACTGTTCGGTTTTGGCGTTGGTTACAGCCCAGATGTAATCCAGTCTGCGATCGCATCCCTAAAACAAGACTTGGAAGCCTTAACGTTATTATTGGCAGATAGTCCTTATTTAACAGGAGATGAGCCGACTTTAGCTGACTTATCTGTGGCTGGCTTATCGATATTGCTCAAGTTCCCCTCTGGCCCCTATTTAGATTTACCAGCTTCTATTAGAGGTAAAGGATTGCCAATCTTTGCCGAGAATATAGATTATGAACCATTCTTTACCTGGCGCGATCGCCTTTACGCCCAATTCCGCAAACCATTAATTACTACCACTTCATCAACGGGAAGTGCGCCAACCTCCATTCAGATTGATTAG
- a CDS encoding fasciclin domain-containing protein encodes MKTNYSKLLTTLAGIAGFTSFSLLITLPSDAKSALNPSPSVFNEAPYNKGQRVQANTQYTPAEAPSETEKGNSKRQPVAQNSGGKVNPRPSIFNEPPYNRGSATPSEPVPASPSTTPETQPTTPPTTTPPQPGARDNQGKNLLALAESNPSFTTLTKALKAAGLTGALQGKDNLTIFAPTDAAFAKLPADALQELLKPDNKEVLLKILTYHVVSGRVLSTDLKSGEVKSLEGGTINVKVDPATGVTVNDAKVTQADITGSNGVIHAIDQVILPPDL; translated from the coding sequence ATGAAGACAAATTACAGCAAGTTGCTGACCACATTGGCAGGCATAGCAGGGTTTACTAGTTTCAGCCTTCTGATTACTTTACCATCTGATGCAAAATCCGCACTAAATCCTAGCCCCAGTGTTTTCAACGAAGCTCCTTATAACAAGGGTCAACGTGTTCAAGCAAATACTCAATATACACCTGCCGAGGCCCCTTCCGAAACAGAAAAGGGCAATAGCAAACGTCAACCAGTCGCACAAAACAGTGGTGGAAAGGTAAATCCCAGACCAAGTATTTTCAACGAGCCTCCCTATAACCGTGGTAGTGCTACACCTAGTGAGCCTGTACCTGCTAGCCCAAGTACTACCCCAGAAACTCAACCTACCACACCACCTACTACAACTCCCCCACAACCAGGGGCAAGAGACAATCAAGGCAAAAACTTGTTAGCGTTGGCAGAGTCAAACCCTTCTTTTACTACCTTAACCAAAGCTTTGAAAGCAGCAGGCTTGACCGGAGCTTTGCAAGGCAAAGATAACTTAACTATTTTTGCACCTACTGATGCAGCTTTTGCAAAGTTGCCAGCTGATGCTTTGCAAGAATTGTTAAAACCAGACAACAAAGAAGTATTGCTCAAGATTTTAACTTACCACGTCGTATCTGGTAGGGTATTATCCACTGATTTGAAATCTGGCGAAGTTAAAAGTCTTGAAGGTGGCACAATCAACGTTAAAGTTGATCCTGCTACTGGTGTTACCGTTAATGATGCTAAAGTTACCCAGGCAGATATCACAGGTAGCAACGGTGTTATCCACGCAATTGATCAGGTTATTTTACCTCCTGACTTGTAG
- a CDS encoding metallothionein — MTTVTQMKCACPTCLCIVSLEDAIKEDGKHYCSQGCAEGHKTIKGCSHGGCGC, encoded by the coding sequence ATGACAACCGTAACCCAAATGAAATGCGCCTGTCCGACTTGCCTGTGTATCGTTTCACTTGAGGATGCTATTAAAGAAGACGGCAAACACTATTGCTCCCAAGGCTGTGCTGAAGGTCATAAAACTATTAAAGGCTGTAGTCACGGAGGCTGTGGCTGTTGA